TATCTGGCGAAGGTGCCGCGCTTCTTTCCCAACCTTTCGCTCTACCAGGAAGGCGATACCGGCAGCTTCAAGCCGCGCCTGCTGTTGAACACGTTGCTCGACGGATTGGTGTTCCTGGTGGCGCTGCCGGCCTTCGAACTGATCGACGGCGCGCAGCAATCAGGTGTGCTGCCGGTGTGGTTCACGCTGCCTTAAGGTGGCTCGCGTCGCGCGCCTTCGGCTAGCGGGATCGCGACAGAGCCCGAATTTGAGAACTCATTTTCGAGGTCGGCGCTGCCCCTCATTGCCCTGCCGGGCATCTCTCCCCGTATAGTGACGGGGAGAAAGGGCTGGCCGCAACGACGACGACCTTCTTGCAACGCTTGCGATTGGCGAAGCCGGCGACGACAGCGCCCCTCTCCCCGTCACTATACGGGGAGAGGATGCCGGCAGGCAGGTGAGGGGCGGCGCCGACGCCGGGAGAATTCACCTGAAGCGTTTGCCGCAAGGGCGTCGCCTCTGCTGTGTCGCTTCAGCTGTTGCGCGCGCGCCGTCTTTGATCTATAGGACCGCCGTTCAAGAAAACCGCCCGGCAGGGCATGCCGTGGCGGTTTCATTTGCTTTTCGGGCTTTGGTCGGCCCGAAGCGAACGAGAAGCGCGATGGTGCGCCACCAATACGGAGTAGCAAAATGCCCAAGATGAAGACCAAATCGGCCGCCAAGAAGCGGTTCAAGATTACTGCCACCGGCAAGGTGCTGTCGGCCGCCGCCGGCAAGCGCCACGGCATGATCAAGCGTTCCAACAAGTTCATTCGCGATGCCCGCGGCACGATGGTTCTGGCTGAACCGGACGGCAAGAAGGTCATCAAGAATTTTCTGCCGAACGGCCTTTAAGCATTTCGGTCCGGAACAGCTTTTTGTTTTTACGCAATTCCGAACGGAAAACCGCCAGACACTTTTCCTGGAATTGCTTTTAAGGAGATCATGACATGGCACGCGTAAAGAGAGGCGTCACCGCCCACGCCAAGCACAAGAAGGTCCTGAAAGCCGCCAAGGGCTTCTACGGCCGCCGCAAGAACACCATCCGCATCGCCAAGCAGGCGGTGGAGAAGTCGCTGCAGTATGCCTATCGCGACCGCAAGAACCGCAAGCGCTCGTTCCGCGCGCTGTGGATCCAGCGCATCAACGCGGCGGTGCACGAGCACGGCCTGACCTATGGCCGCTTCATCGACGGCCTCAACAAGGCCGGCATCGAGATCGACCGCAAGATCCTTTCGG
The window above is part of the Mesorhizobium sp. WSM4904 genome. Proteins encoded here:
- the rplT gene encoding 50S ribosomal protein L20, whose protein sequence is MARVKRGVTAHAKHKKVLKAAKGFYGRRKNTIRIAKQAVEKSLQYAYRDRKNRKRSFRALWIQRINAAVHEHGLTYGRFIDGLNKAGIEIDRKILSDMAIHEPQAFAALVAKAKVALEYLKNTTPNAFESAVA
- the rpmI gene encoding 50S ribosomal protein L35, which gives rise to MPKMKTKSAAKKRFKITATGKVLSAAAGKRHGMIKRSNKFIRDARGTMVLAEPDGKKVIKNFLPNGL